Below is a genomic region from Methanosphaera sp. ISO3-F5.
ATATGCTACGAGTTAATAGTGGGTTTCCATACTATTAAGTCTATTTTAAACGCCGAAAAATTTTGCTTATTTTCCTGTATAATTTTTTGTTTGTTCTTTAAAAAATAGTTTTGTATAGTCCACCTTTAATGGTGTAATTTTATTGGTGGCTGGACTATAATATCATGGTCATTGGATTTTTTTCATAGCCGATTATTGTTCTGTTTAGATATTTTTCTGGTATTTCGTAGATGATAATTGAGTCTTTTTCTTCGTCTATTAATGTTTTGAGTTCTGTGGTTATGGTTTGGTATTGAGATTTGGTAATTTCTCCTTCG
It encodes:
- the cas2 gene encoding CRISPR-associated endonuclease Cas2 — protein: MYVIIIYDINTKRVNKVHKYLKTYLTWIQNSVFEGEITKSQYQTITTELKTLIDEEKDSIIIYEIPEKYLNRTIIGYEKNPMTMIL